Proteins from a single region of Nerophis ophidion isolate RoL-2023_Sa linkage group LG10, RoL_Noph_v1.0, whole genome shotgun sequence:
- the LOC133560533 gene encoding uncharacterized protein LOC133560533: MLTTQLYLKVSPSRSSSATVARLSSFLEEINAWMSQNFLQLNGSKTEAIQTVTNLGVKFDTHLSLDNHVTHICKTFFHLRSISKLHPFLSLPAAEKLVHAFISSNLDYYNTLIGIPGKSLQKLQNVQNSTARVLTRVRKYEYITPIILWLPVTAQIEYKILLHTHHYLLVNAPTYFTNLTPHTSARTRSGQQHCLLATKTRLKTMGDKAANPRPWNTLPHHVRAPQMVDALKKKKKKG, from the exons ATGCTGACGACACAACTCTACCTCAAGGTCTCCCCTTCACGGTCTTCCTCTGCCACTGTGGCTCGTCTCAGCTCCTTCCTGGAGGAGATAAATGCATGGATGAGTCAAAACTTCCTGCAGCTGAACGGCTCAAAAACAGAAGCCATCCAAACCG TTACAAACCTTGGCGTCAAGTTTGACACTCACCTCTCCTTGGACAACcatgtcacccacatctgcaaaACCTTCTTTCACCTCCGTAGCATCTCCAAACTCCACCCCTTTCTCTCCCTTCCAGCTGCAGAGAAGCTTGTCCATGCCTTCATCTCTTCCAATTTGGATTACTATAACACACTAATCGGGATCCCTGGCAAGAGCCTCCAAAAGCTCCAGAATGTTCAGAACAGCACTGCCAGGGTCCTGACGAGGGTGCGGAAGTATGAGTACATCACCCCCATCATTCTTTGGCTACCCGTCACCGCCCAAATTGAGTACAAGATCCTCCTGCACACCCACCACTATCTGCTTGTTAATGCCCCCACTTACTTCACGAACCTCACACCACACACCTCAGCTAGGACCCGGTCAGGCCAACAGCATTGTCTGCTAGCGACTAAGACACGGCTCAAGACCATGGGAGACAAAGCTGCCAATCCCCGTCCGTGGAACACCCTTCCTCACCACGTCAGGGCCCCACAGATggtggatgctttaaaaaaaaaaaaaaaaaaaggctaa